One Xenopus tropicalis strain Nigerian chromosome 8, UCB_Xtro_10.0, whole genome shotgun sequence genomic window carries:
- the dolpp1 gene encoding dolichyldiphosphatase 1: protein MAAAEQCLLSAQWRPVSLTHVEYPAGDIYGQLLAYLSLGPVFLLISFLTLIIFKRELHTISFLLGLVVNEGVNWSIKNIVREPRPCEGTHATVTTEYGLPSSHSQFMWFFSVYSFLFLYLRMHQTNNARFLDLLWRHVLSLCLLTVAFLVSYSRVYLVYHSWSQVVYGGVTGSVLAIAWFVITQEVLTPLFPRIAAWPISEFFLIRDTSLIPNILWFEYTVTRAEARNRQRKLGTKLQ, encoded by the exons ATGGCGGCGGCAGAACAGTGCTTGCTGTCTGCTCAGTGGCGTCCGGTTTCCTTGACACACGTAGAATACCCTGCAG GAGATATTTACGGGCAGCTGTTAGCCTACCTCAGCTTAGGGCCAGTTTTCCTCCTCATCAGTTTTCTGACGCTGATTATATTCAAGAGGGAACTTCACACG ATTTCCTTTCTGCTGGGCTTGGTGGTTAATGAAGGTGTTAACTGGTCAATAAAGAATATTGTCAGAGAGCCGCGGCCATGTGAAG GGACCCATGCAACAGTGACTACAGAATATGGTCTCCCTTCCAGCCATTCCCAGTTCATGTGGTTCTTCTCAGTGTATTCATTCCTCTTTCTGTACTTAAG GATGCATCAAACAAACAATGCCCGTTTCCTGGACCTCCTCTGGCGGCACGTGCTGTCACTGTGCCTTCTGACAGTGGCATTCCTTGTCTCGTACAGTAG AGTGTATCTTGTGTACCACAGCTGGAGTCAGGTGGTCTATGGTGGCGTGACAGGGAGTGTCTTGGCCATTGCTTGGTTTGTTATCACACAAGAAGTTCTGACACCCCTTTTCCCGAGGATTGCAGCATG GCCAATCTCTGAATTCTTCCTAATCCGAGACACCAGTCTCATCCCCAACATCTTATGGTTTGAATACACAGTCACTCGAGCAGAAGCCAG GAACAGACAGCGCAAACTGGGCACCAAACTCCAGTGA
- the crata gene encoding carnitine O-acetyltransferase isoform X1 codes for MLAFIAKSMAKPVRLVKPVSLAKLPGRYLAHQEGLPCLPVPPLQQTLDKYLLALKPLVSLEEWSLTRVLVEDFRTSGVGERLQKGLERRARKTENWLSEWWLQTAYLEYRMPVVVHSNPGVVLPKQDFEDRQGQLSETLPVEYLGGKPLCMNQYYQMLSSCRIPGPKRDTVANYSQASKPPTHITVVHNFQFFELDVYNSDGTPLTSDQIFTQLEKIWGTSLQTNKEPIGILTTNHRNSWAKAYNNLIKDKTNKESVRTIQKSIFTVCLDAPIPRVSDDLYQSQVAAQMLHGGGSRWNSGNRWFDKTLQFIVAEDGSCGLVYEHAPAEGPPIVALIDHVVEYTKRPELIRSPMMPLPMPKKLRFNITPEIKNDIEKAKQNLNIMVHDLDVKVFVFSVFGKNFPKSEKLSPDAFIQLALQLSYYRMYKQVCATYESASLRMFRLGRTDTIRSASIDSENFVQAMDDPSKQNQEKVDLLRKAVQAHRAYTDMAINGNAIDRHLLGLKLQAIEDLVSMPELFMDTSYAVAMHFNLSTSQVPAKTDCVMCFGPVVPDGYGVCYNPMEDHINFAVSAFNSCAETNAARLAHYLERALCDMQQLVQRTPKSKL; via the exons GCTAAGCCGGTGCGTTTGGTGAAGCCCGTGTCACTGGCGAAGTTACCGGGGAGGTACCTGGCACACCAGGAGGGCCTGCCCTGCCTGCCAGTGCCCCCGCTGCAGCAGACCTTGGACAAATATTTGCTTGCGCTGAAGCCACTTGTCAGCCTGGAGGAATGGAGTCTCACCAGGGTGCTAGTGGAGGACTTTCGAACGTCTGGAGTGGGCGAGCGCCTGCAGAAAGGACTGGAGAGGAGAGCCAGGAAAACAGAAAACTGG CTGTCCGAATGGTGGCTACAGACAGCCTATCTGGAATACCGTATGCCAGTGGTGGTCCATTCCAACCCTGGGGTAGTATTACCCAAACAAGACTTTGAGGATCGTCAAGGCCAACTAAG TGAGACCCTCCCTGTAGAATATCTAGGAGGCAAACCGCTCTGTATGAATCAGTATTACCAGATGCTATCATCTTGCCGCATTCCGGGTCCTAAGCGAGACACTGTTGCCAATTACAGTCAAGCCAGCAAGCCACCTACCCATATTACTGTGGTGCACAACTTCCAG TTTTTCGAGCTGGATGTGTACAACAGTGACGGAACACCACTTACCTCCGATCAGATTTTCACCCAGCTGGAGAAGATTTGGGGAACGTCCCTGCAAACAAACAAGGAACCAATCGGGATCCTGACGACCAATCACAGGAACAGCTGGGCAAAAGCCTACAATAATCTCATCAAAG ATAAAACCAATAAGGAGTCAGTACGCACAATCCAGAAGAGCATCTTCACTGTTTGCCTGGATGCCCCTATACCAAGGGTCTCTGACGATCTGTACCAGAGCCAGGTGGCTGCCCAGATGCTGCATGGGGGTGGGAGCCGTTGGAACAGTGGCAACAGGTGGTTCGATAAAACCCTTCAG TTTATAGTGGCTGAAGATGGGTCATGTGGACTGGTGTATGAACATGCTCCTGCCGAGGGGCCGCCAATCGTTGCCTTGATCGATCATGTTGTGGAGTACAC AAAAAGACCTGAGCTGATTCGCTCCCCAATGATGCCGCTGCCAATGCCCAAGAAACTGCGCTTTAACATCACTCCGGAGATCAAGAACGACATAGAGAAAGCCAAGCAGAACCTCAACAT AATGGTTCATGATCTGGACGTTAAAGTCTTCGTATTTAGTGTATTTGGCAAAAATTTCCCCAAGTCGGAGAAGCTAAGCCCGGACGCCTTTATACAATTGGCCCTTCAGCTTTCCTACTACCG GATGTACAAGCAGGTATGTGCCACCTATGAGAGCGCCTCCCTCAGGATGTTCCGTCTGGGAAGAACTGACACCATCCGCTCAGCCTCGATTGATTCTGAGAACTTTGTGCAGGCGATGGACGATCCCAGCAAACAG AACCAGGAGAAAGTGGATCTACTTCGAAAGGCTGTACAAGCTCATCGTGCTTACACTGACATG GCTATAAATGGCAACGCTATAGACAGGCACCTCTTGGGACTGAAACTACAAGCCATTGAGGATCTCGTCAGCATGCCAGAACTCTTTATGGACACATCATATGCAGTGGCGATGCACTTTAACCTCTCGACCAGCCAG GTACCGGCTAAAACAGACTGCGTCATGTGCTTTGGCCCCGTGGTTCCCGACGGTTACGGCGTCTGCTACAACCCCATGGAAGATCACATAAACTTTGCCGTCTCAGCGTTCAACAGCTGTGCCGAGACAAATGCCGCCAGGCTTGCCCATTACCTGGAACGGGCGCTCTGCGACATGCAGCAGTTAGTGCAGCGCACCCCCAAATCCAAACTGTAA
- the crata gene encoding carnitine O-acetyltransferase, whose translation MLAFIAKSMAKPVRLVKPVSLAKLPGRYLAHQEGLPCLPVPPLQQTLDKYLLALKPLVSLEEWSLTRVLVEDFRTSGVGERLQKGLERRARKTENWLSEWWLQTAYLEYRMPVVVHSNPGVVLPKQDFEDRQGQLRFAAKLIEGVLDFKTMVDNETLPVEYLGGKPLCMNQYYQMLSSCRIPGPKRDTVANYSQASKPPTHITVVHNFQFFELDVYNSDGTPLTSDQIFTQLEKIWGTSLQTNKEPIGILTTNHRNSWAKAYNNLIKDKTNKESVRTIQKSIFTVCLDAPIPRVSDDLYQSQVAAQMLHGGGSRWNSGNRWFDKTLQFIVAEDGSCGLVYEHAPAEGPPIVALIDHVVEYTKRPELIRSPMMPLPMPKKLRFNITPEIKNDIEKAKQNLNIMVHDLDVKVFVFSVFGKNFPKSEKLSPDAFIQLALQLSYYRMYKQVCATYESASLRMFRLGRTDTIRSASIDSENFVQAMDDPSKQNQEKVDLLRKAVQAHRAYTDMAINGNAIDRHLLGLKLQAIEDLVSMPELFMDTSYAVAMHFNLSTSQVPAKTDCVMCFGPVVPDGYGVCYNPMEDHINFAVSAFNSCAETNAARLAHYLERALCDMQQLVQRTPKSKL comes from the exons GCTAAGCCGGTGCGTTTGGTGAAGCCCGTGTCACTGGCGAAGTTACCGGGGAGGTACCTGGCACACCAGGAGGGCCTGCCCTGCCTGCCAGTGCCCCCGCTGCAGCAGACCTTGGACAAATATTTGCTTGCGCTGAAGCCACTTGTCAGCCTGGAGGAATGGAGTCTCACCAGGGTGCTAGTGGAGGACTTTCGAACGTCTGGAGTGGGCGAGCGCCTGCAGAAAGGACTGGAGAGGAGAGCCAGGAAAACAGAAAACTGG CTGTCCGAATGGTGGCTACAGACAGCCTATCTGGAATACCGTATGCCAGTGGTGGTCCATTCCAACCCTGGGGTAGTATTACCCAAACAAGACTTTGAGGATCGTCAAGGCCAACTAAG GTTTGCTGCCAAGCTGATTGAAGGTGTCTTGGACTTCAAGACTATGGTAGACAA TGAGACCCTCCCTGTAGAATATCTAGGAGGCAAACCGCTCTGTATGAATCAGTATTACCAGATGCTATCATCTTGCCGCATTCCGGGTCCTAAGCGAGACACTGTTGCCAATTACAGTCAAGCCAGCAAGCCACCTACCCATATTACTGTGGTGCACAACTTCCAG TTTTTCGAGCTGGATGTGTACAACAGTGACGGAACACCACTTACCTCCGATCAGATTTTCACCCAGCTGGAGAAGATTTGGGGAACGTCCCTGCAAACAAACAAGGAACCAATCGGGATCCTGACGACCAATCACAGGAACAGCTGGGCAAAAGCCTACAATAATCTCATCAAAG ATAAAACCAATAAGGAGTCAGTACGCACAATCCAGAAGAGCATCTTCACTGTTTGCCTGGATGCCCCTATACCAAGGGTCTCTGACGATCTGTACCAGAGCCAGGTGGCTGCCCAGATGCTGCATGGGGGTGGGAGCCGTTGGAACAGTGGCAACAGGTGGTTCGATAAAACCCTTCAG TTTATAGTGGCTGAAGATGGGTCATGTGGACTGGTGTATGAACATGCTCCTGCCGAGGGGCCGCCAATCGTTGCCTTGATCGATCATGTTGTGGAGTACAC AAAAAGACCTGAGCTGATTCGCTCCCCAATGATGCCGCTGCCAATGCCCAAGAAACTGCGCTTTAACATCACTCCGGAGATCAAGAACGACATAGAGAAAGCCAAGCAGAACCTCAACAT AATGGTTCATGATCTGGACGTTAAAGTCTTCGTATTTAGTGTATTTGGCAAAAATTTCCCCAAGTCGGAGAAGCTAAGCCCGGACGCCTTTATACAATTGGCCCTTCAGCTTTCCTACTACCG GATGTACAAGCAGGTATGTGCCACCTATGAGAGCGCCTCCCTCAGGATGTTCCGTCTGGGAAGAACTGACACCATCCGCTCAGCCTCGATTGATTCTGAGAACTTTGTGCAGGCGATGGACGATCCCAGCAAACAG AACCAGGAGAAAGTGGATCTACTTCGAAAGGCTGTACAAGCTCATCGTGCTTACACTGACATG GCTATAAATGGCAACGCTATAGACAGGCACCTCTTGGGACTGAAACTACAAGCCATTGAGGATCTCGTCAGCATGCCAGAACTCTTTATGGACACATCATATGCAGTGGCGATGCACTTTAACCTCTCGACCAGCCAG GTACCGGCTAAAACAGACTGCGTCATGTGCTTTGGCCCCGTGGTTCCCGACGGTTACGGCGTCTGCTACAACCCCATGGAAGATCACATAAACTTTGCCGTCTCAGCGTTCAACAGCTGTGCCGAGACAAATGCCGCCAGGCTTGCCCATTACCTGGAACGGGCGCTCTGCGACATGCAGCAGTTAGTGCAGCGCACCCCCAAATCCAAACTGTAA
- the crata gene encoding carnitine O-acetyltransferase isoform X2, with product MLAFIAKSMAKPVRLVKPVSLAKLPGRYLAHQEGLPCLPVPPLQQTLDKYLLALKPLVSLEEWSLTRVLVEDFRTSGVGERLQKGLERRARKTENWLSEWWLQTAYLEYRMPVVVHSNPGVVLPKQDFEDRQGQLRFAAKLIEGVLDFKTMVDNETLPVEYLGGKPLCMNQYYQMLSSCRIPGPKRDTVANYSQASKPPTHITVVHNFQIFTQLEKIWGTSLQTNKEPIGILTTNHRNSWAKAYNNLIKDKTNKESVRTIQKSIFTVCLDAPIPRVSDDLYQSQVAAQMLHGGGSRWNSGNRWFDKTLQFIVAEDGSCGLVYEHAPAEGPPIVALIDHVVEYTKRPELIRSPMMPLPMPKKLRFNITPEIKNDIEKAKQNLNIMVHDLDVKVFVFSVFGKNFPKSEKLSPDAFIQLALQLSYYRMYKQVCATYESASLRMFRLGRTDTIRSASIDSENFVQAMDDPSKQNQEKVDLLRKAVQAHRAYTDMAINGNAIDRHLLGLKLQAIEDLVSMPELFMDTSYAVAMHFNLSTSQVPAKTDCVMCFGPVVPDGYGVCYNPMEDHINFAVSAFNSCAETNAARLAHYLERALCDMQQLVQRTPKSKL from the exons GCTAAGCCGGTGCGTTTGGTGAAGCCCGTGTCACTGGCGAAGTTACCGGGGAGGTACCTGGCACACCAGGAGGGCCTGCCCTGCCTGCCAGTGCCCCCGCTGCAGCAGACCTTGGACAAATATTTGCTTGCGCTGAAGCCACTTGTCAGCCTGGAGGAATGGAGTCTCACCAGGGTGCTAGTGGAGGACTTTCGAACGTCTGGAGTGGGCGAGCGCCTGCAGAAAGGACTGGAGAGGAGAGCCAGGAAAACAGAAAACTGG CTGTCCGAATGGTGGCTACAGACAGCCTATCTGGAATACCGTATGCCAGTGGTGGTCCATTCCAACCCTGGGGTAGTATTACCCAAACAAGACTTTGAGGATCGTCAAGGCCAACTAAG GTTTGCTGCCAAGCTGATTGAAGGTGTCTTGGACTTCAAGACTATGGTAGACAA TGAGACCCTCCCTGTAGAATATCTAGGAGGCAAACCGCTCTGTATGAATCAGTATTACCAGATGCTATCATCTTGCCGCATTCCGGGTCCTAAGCGAGACACTGTTGCCAATTACAGTCAAGCCAGCAAGCCACCTACCCATATTACTGTGGTGCACAACTTCCAG ATTTTCACCCAGCTGGAGAAGATTTGGGGAACGTCCCTGCAAACAAACAAGGAACCAATCGGGATCCTGACGACCAATCACAGGAACAGCTGGGCAAAAGCCTACAATAATCTCATCAAAG ATAAAACCAATAAGGAGTCAGTACGCACAATCCAGAAGAGCATCTTCACTGTTTGCCTGGATGCCCCTATACCAAGGGTCTCTGACGATCTGTACCAGAGCCAGGTGGCTGCCCAGATGCTGCATGGGGGTGGGAGCCGTTGGAACAGTGGCAACAGGTGGTTCGATAAAACCCTTCAG TTTATAGTGGCTGAAGATGGGTCATGTGGACTGGTGTATGAACATGCTCCTGCCGAGGGGCCGCCAATCGTTGCCTTGATCGATCATGTTGTGGAGTACAC AAAAAGACCTGAGCTGATTCGCTCCCCAATGATGCCGCTGCCAATGCCCAAGAAACTGCGCTTTAACATCACTCCGGAGATCAAGAACGACATAGAGAAAGCCAAGCAGAACCTCAACAT AATGGTTCATGATCTGGACGTTAAAGTCTTCGTATTTAGTGTATTTGGCAAAAATTTCCCCAAGTCGGAGAAGCTAAGCCCGGACGCCTTTATACAATTGGCCCTTCAGCTTTCCTACTACCG GATGTACAAGCAGGTATGTGCCACCTATGAGAGCGCCTCCCTCAGGATGTTCCGTCTGGGAAGAACTGACACCATCCGCTCAGCCTCGATTGATTCTGAGAACTTTGTGCAGGCGATGGACGATCCCAGCAAACAG AACCAGGAGAAAGTGGATCTACTTCGAAAGGCTGTACAAGCTCATCGTGCTTACACTGACATG GCTATAAATGGCAACGCTATAGACAGGCACCTCTTGGGACTGAAACTACAAGCCATTGAGGATCTCGTCAGCATGCCAGAACTCTTTATGGACACATCATATGCAGTGGCGATGCACTTTAACCTCTCGACCAGCCAG GTACCGGCTAAAACAGACTGCGTCATGTGCTTTGGCCCCGTGGTTCCCGACGGTTACGGCGTCTGCTACAACCCCATGGAAGATCACATAAACTTTGCCGTCTCAGCGTTCAACAGCTGTGCCGAGACAAATGCCGCCAGGCTTGCCCATTACCTGGAACGGGCGCTCTGCGACATGCAGCAGTTAGTGCAGCGCACCCCCAAATCCAAACTGTAA